CTGCAGCAAGCGTATCTCAAAATATTGAGTCTGCCTGTGGAGCTGAAACATTTTGCTACCATTGAGCTTGATAAGCATCAGCAAAGAAATTTTACAGATGCTAAAAGAATGGAGAGCTATAAAGTACTTAGCCAAAATCTTACGATTGAAAAAATAGCTGCTGATCCAGGCTTTGCAAAAAGTTTGCAAAAAAGCGGTGAAACTTGGCAGCAAGAATGGGATAGTTTCCATACCTTGTTCGACGAGATTGAGCAGTTGCCTTCCTACAATTTGCAAAGAAGTGCAGAGCCAAATATGGAGGCCGACAAAGCTTTACTTAAAAATATTCTTGTTTTTCTTTTCGACAAAAGCACTGTGTTCGACAGTTTGATGGAAGATTCTTTCATCGGGTGGCAGGAAGACAAACCTGTATTGCTGAAAAATTTGGGCAAAACTATCGACCAAATTACCGAAAATGAACCCTTGAAACTTTATCATTTGCCCAATGCCGAATGGAAAGAAATACAAGAATTTGGTGCCGAACTTTTAGAAAAAACAATTGGAAATTTCGATGAATTTGAAGAATTAATTGCGGGCAAAACACTCAATTGGGACTCTGATAGAATAGCACTTACCGATAGTATATTTATGAAAATGGCTATTGCTGAATTTATGTTTTTCGAAACTATTCCTATTAAAGTTACCATCAACGAATATCTGGAATTGGCCAAAGTATATAGTACTCCAAAATCAAATTCTTTCCTGAATGGTGTACTCGATAACTTGCAAAAAGAAATGAAAGAGCAAGGTAAAATTGTAAAAACTGGACGTGGATTAATTGGATAATTTACCATGGACGAAATCTATATACTTAACGGTGTAAAGCTTGATATTCCAGTCATCCCCATCAATCGTGGCTTTTTATATGCCGATGGTTTTTTTGAAAGCATGTTGTACCGAAATGGGCAAATAGAATTATGGGATTTGCATACACAACGACTCACCAATAATTGCAAAACATTATATATGCAGGCTCCCGATACGGATGCTATATACAATAGTGTGATGCAAAATATTTCGGAAGTCAATTCCGAGAAAAATATTCGTATTAGACTTACCATCTATAGAAAAGGTGCTGGTTTTTACAAACCTGAGAATAATGAAGCTGAATGGTTATTACATCTAGCAGAATTTATTCCTGCCCAAACAAATATTTGCAAATTATCCATCGAGAAAAATCTGAAGAAAAATATTACACCTTTCTCAAATCTCAAATCACTGAACGCACAATTATTTGT
The nucleotide sequence above comes from Bacteroidota bacterium. Encoded proteins:
- a CDS encoding transcription antitermination protein NusB, coding for MLNRRYIRIKVFQAVYSFAQQENISLESIRKLYQGNISKLQQAYLKILSLPVELKHFATIELDKHQQRNFTDAKRMESYKVLSQNLTIEKIAADPGFAKSLQKSGETWQQEWDSFHTLFDEIEQLPSYNLQRSAEPNMEADKALLKNILVFLFDKSTVFDSLMEDSFIGWQEDKPVLLKNLGKTIDQITENEPLKLYHLPNAEWKEIQEFGAELLEKTIGNFDEFEELIAGKTLNWDSDRIALTDSIFMKMAIAEFMFFETIPIKVTINEYLELAKVYSTPKSNSFLNGVLDNLQKEMKEQGKIVKTGRGLIG
- a CDS encoding aminotransferase class IV encodes the protein MDEIYILNGVKLDIPVIPINRGFLYADGFFESMLYRNGQIELWDLHTQRLTNNCKTLYMQAPDTDAIYNSVMQNISEVNSEKNIRIRLTIYRKGAGFYKPENNEAEWLLHLAEFIPAQTNICKLSIEKNLKKNITPFSNLKSLNAQLFVIITNNPEHTNADEILLLNENGHVCESTSSNIFWKKGDTYYTPSLETGCIGGVMRQHLINKFKEEGTPIIECNEPLQTILAADKVFVSNAVKGMREVEWI